The window TCTTGAAGCTTGTTATTAATAGAGATGAGCATGAGAGATAATGTTCCGGCCAGAATCATAATAGATAAACTAATTAAGGGGTCAATGAAAGGGTTTGTGGGCTTGTATGTAAACCTTCTAAGCCATTCGAAGGATAGAAGGAATGATGACAGAATCATCACAACAAGGAATACTGTATCTCTGGTCTCCATTGTATACCTCTAACGTACTTATGGAAATTCTTCTCCTTCTTCATTCATAAATTTCGTGTGAAACCACAATTCCTCAATACCAGGCTGAAAATCATTAGATGGGGATAATTCCACTAAAGTATTTACTGTTTTTCTATTTTTTCTACATTGCCATATTTACTATTTTTCTATTTTTTTATTTTTTTATTTTTGCTTGTTTTTTATACAGTTATCCTATATATTTTTTTGCATAAACTATTTATGTATCTTTTATCCTGGATTTCTTTTTCCCTAATTTATTTATTACTATGATCCTTCAAAAAACCAAACAATATCTTAAAGAGAATTACCGAAACTCCCATCGGTACACTAACAGGAGCAGGAGACTTTTCACAATATGAATACTCAATAAAAATTGTAACGCCTGACTAATATTACAGAATAAATACGGGAAGGCAGACAATTAGTGAAATTGATTCTATATTGAGGGGCATAATTCAGGGGCATAATTTAGGGGCATAATAATTGAAGACAGAAGATAGAGTAATTATATAAAGGAATAGAAAAGGCATAGTGTCAAGAAATAAGGAGTTTAGTACTTTTGAGTTCCAGCGAACATTCACTTAAAGATTATTTGCCGATTCTTTCCATGGCAGGGTTAATCCTGATAGTGCAAGTTCTTGCCCTTCTTTTATCAACGCCAATGGAAATTAATGATATGCAGGCTTTTAAAGATCCTACGCAGGTTTCCAATTCGATTTATTATCTTGTGACGATCCTGGGTTTTACGCTTTTTGTCCTGATAGCGATAAAGAAAAACATGAAATGGATTATCAGCTTATTCATATATCTCGCCATAGTCAGTACTCTATACTATGTATTTTTCGCACTGTTCACCCTGATCCCTTCCTTCGCAGGCTTTGAAAATCTCGCTTCACTCCTGATTTCTATAGGGTTAACATTATTGCTTTACAAATATCCGGAGTGGTATGTAATCGATATTCTGGGGGTCTGCATATCAGGTGGTGTAAGTGCCCTGTTAGGAATCTCTCTATCCATTATCCCTGTAATTGTCCTTTTGATATTGCTTGCAGTCTATGATGCCATCTCGGTATATAAGACCAAACATATGATAGTTATGGCTGAAGGTGTAATGGACCTTAAACTTCCTATTCTTTTTATAATCCCAAAGAACTCAAACTATTCATTCATTAAGGAAAGTTTTAAAGAAGGGGAAAAACGTGAAGCCTTTTTCATGGGCCTTGGAGACGCTGTCATGCCCACCCTTCTGGTAGTTTCCGCAAATGTATTCATCGAAAACGGAGGATTTCCATACGCTGTACTTGGGGCAATCCTGGGAACTCTTGTAGGGCATGTATTTCTGTCCATTCTGGTAATGAGGGGTAAACCTCAGGCAGGGCTTCCCTTCCTTAATACGGGGGCAATTCTCGGGTTTTTAGCCGGAGTCCTGCTTTCGGGAGCCTCAATCATGTAAGAGAAAATGTAAATAAAAGTTTAACTTCTCTACTTCATTTCTTTATATACATTTTGGTTTCCCATCTACTTTGTGGGTTTTTACAAAGATTTTTTTATTTTACAGGTAATCAATTGACATGGCCAAAAAAATCGCAGTGGTTTTTGACAGTGCAGGAACTCTTCTCCACATGTACAGAGTTGCAAAAGAATCCAGCACCGGGAATATTCTTGAAAACATAGAGAGCACTGCTATTGTAGCGAAGAAAAATGGTTGCGGCCTTGTAGCTCTTAATACCGAGAACGAAATAATCCTGAGTTCAAGAAGGGATATGTTTTTATTTGAATTTATAAGGGAATACGGAGTTTCAATAGGTATAAGCTGTTCAAAGGGTATATTTTCCAAGGAAGTTGCCCGTGAGATCATAAAAGGGGCTTCTCTCCTGATGGGGGATGTGCAGGATGTGCTTGAGGCAGTTACATCCCGCTGCCCTGACAGCATTTATCTTGCGGCAGGTCTTATAGTGGACTCGGAGGCAAGAAGAATACCCTATGTTCTCAGTACGGGAGGGCATGTATTCGGTAAGACGTTGCAGACCGTCCAGTTGCTCCATGCCATGGAAGTAGATATGTACATAGCATCCGGAGACAGAATGTCCGCGCTTGTGCAACTTGCAGAGTTTGTAAATATTCCGCAGGAAAGAATCTTTGCCTTTGCAGATCCCTTTATGAAGGAAAAAGTGGTGCTTGAACTTAAAAACAGGTACGATAAAGTAGTTATGGTAGGGGACGGAATTAACGATATCCTGGCTCTCAGGGCAGCAGATGTGGGTATAATGACGACTCAGCAGGGAGACGAAAGACCGAAAGAGCTCAGAGAGGCAGCAGATGTGGTGCTCGATGATATAATCAAAGTTGTGGATGTGGTAAAAGGATTGTAACGAGCCAAAATACAGTAAATTCCCCAACTGATGTTGATTATGAATGTTAACAGTGACAAAATAATGCGTTATGTTTATGTAATGTTTATTCTTATCTAATTGTTGCCCATATGTGTGAAATTTATTGATTATATTAATGCGAGATTCACTTTAAAGTAATTACTTTTCACTCTTGAGTGATACGCTCAGGCAGGCAGGAAAAAGTCATCTGAATTTATTTGAAGCTCATAATTTGCGGAGGAAAATACATGCCAGTATTTATTGAAGTTAAAAACCTAACTGTAGACTTCGACGGTCTCAAAGCCCTGAAAAATGTAAATTTAAGTATCAATGAAGGGGAAGTCGTTGGAATTCTGGGGAAAAGTGGATCCGGAAAAACAATCCTGATGCATGTGTTGCGCGGGACCGAATCTTTTGATAATATCTCAGGTGAAGTAATCTATCATCTCTCCCGCTGTGATAAATGTGGGTATATAGAACGTCCAAGCAAAATAAGCCATAAATGCCCGGTATGCGGGGAGATTCTTGAGGCGTATGAAGCCGATTTCATAAAACTTTCACTTTACGACCCGATCAGAAAGGATATCACCAAGCGCATTGCAATCATGCTCCAGAGAACCTTTGCTCTTTATGGGGATGAAAGAGTTCTGGTAAACGTCATAAACTCTCTTAATGAAATCGGGTATAAGGGAGAAGACGCCATGAAAAAAGCTATTTACCTCCTTGAGGAAGTAAACTTGAGCCACCGTATGATGCACGTGGCAAGGGAACTTTCAGGTGGAGAAAAACAGAGAGTAGTACTTGCAAGACAGCTTGTAAGAAACCCTCTTCTCCTGTTAGCTGACGAGCCCACAGGTACTCTTGACCCCCTGACTGCAAAACTGGTCCACGATGCTATTATAAAGGCTGTTAAGAGCTACGAGATGAGCATGATCCTTACATCCCACTGGCCCGAAGTAATCGAGAAACTGGCAGATAAGGCAATCCTGCTTGAAAATGGGGTGGTCGTCCAGGAAGGAGATCCACTTGAGGTTTCTGCGATTTTTATGCAAAGTGCGTCTATGGTACGACAGGAAAAGAACTCTCTGGTAGGAGAGCCTATTATCCGCGTAAGGGATCTGGCAAAGCGCTATATCTCAGTAGACCGGGGTGTGGTCAGAGCCGTGGACAAAATCTCTTTTGACGTGAAAGAGGGAGAGATTTTCGGACTTGTCGGGTTAAGCGGAGCAGGTAAGACTACAACCTCGAAAATCCTTATGGGAATTTTGCCCCCAACCTCAGGAGAAGTTGAAGTACGTGTCGGAGATGAATGGGTGGACATGACAAAATTAGGGGTTAATAACAAAGGCAGGGCAACGAAATACATGGGATTCCTGCACCAGGAATATGGACTTTATACCCACAGCTCCGTAATAGACAACCTTACAGAATCCATCAGCCTGGATCTTCCGTTCGAACTTGGGGTTCGAAAAGCCATAATCACTCTCAAAGCTGCAGGTTTTGACGAAAATAAGGCAAAAGCCGTTTTGTCCAAAATGACCAATGAACTGAGTGAAGGAGAGCGACATAGAATTGCACTTGCGCAGGTCCTTATCAAGGAGCCAAGAATCGTCATTATGGATGAACCAACAGGGACCATGGACCCCATTACCAAGATCTCTGTGACAAACTCCATCCTTAAAGCCAGAGAAGAGATCGGAGAAACCTTTGTAGTAGTTTCTCATGATATGGATTTTGTAAACGAGATATGTGACCGTGTAGCACTTATGCGTAACGGAAAGATCATAGCGATAGGGCACCCGGAGGATGTACTCTTCCATCTTACTGATGAAGAACGGGTCGAAGCTACAGAAGAAATATAAATATGCCGCCACCTCCTAGTATAGAAATATACTAAAACGAGGTGCCGATTACGAGTAATGAGATTAGCGTAGAGGTAAACGGGCAAAAATACACTTTGCCTGCAGGCTCTACCCTTGGAGACGCCCTTAAAGTTTCCAGAGCCCCCTATATAGCCGGTACAGCGGTTGGAATTCTCAAAAAAGCCGCTGAGACGAGAACGGAGAATATCACCGAATACGCTATCAATACTCCCAAAGGGGAACTAAGGATAGAACTCAAAGATCCGAAATCATCCTCCGGAAAACTATGGGCTGAACATTATAAAAAGTACGAAGGTCAAAATATCCACTGGGCAAGTCCTGAAGCTCTGGCTTTCGGACCTTTTGAAGCCGACATAAAGCCTTTACGTGAGACCGGAAACTTTGAAGCGTTTGATGTTGTGTTCGGGGCAGGAGGATTTGACTCCCACAATACTCATCTGATCCTGTCACGAAAAAGGCATGTTGCTGAGTATGGATCTCCCGCAGATGGAGTTTTTGCAACAGTTGTAACCGGAAGATCTCTTATTTCCAGGCTTTCGAGAGAAGACTCCATCCTGAGCATAGAGCCGATTATAGAATGGGAACAACTTGCAGAAAAAACCTGTACCACCGACCTTTCTATCCGTCTTGAAAATGAAGACAGTGTATTTACTTATTTTGAGGTTGAGCTTTCCAGAAATGCCCCCAAGGGAGCTGAACACTTCTATGCCCTGACCCGCGAGGGGACTCTTTCCGTAGATGTGATAACCAGCTCATTTGTCTCAGATGATAGCCTGAAAGAAGAACCTGTTCCTTATGAAAACTTTGAGTCGAGAAGAGAAGGCTCCATCTCTGTCAGGACAGTCGGATACGGGACAGGCAGGACATATATTTCCAGAGAGGAACGGCCTTCAAGCCTTGTGCATTCGGTCGTAGGTCAGATTACAAAAGGCCTTGAACTTATCAAACTCGCGGAAAAGGGGCAGAAGCTGACAATAGAAAGCCTTCCTCCTCAGATAGTCCTGCTGGGTCACAGCTTTGAAGAGGTCGAGTCCGTACTCTCATCCATAGGGGTGGAACTGGTAAGAGATGGGTACACAGGAAAAGATGCAGTAATTGTAAGGCAGGACCCGCCAACAACTCTGGAAATTTTTGGAGAAGCGAAAGTGACTGCTTATGCGGTATCCAGGGAAAAACTCATTGAAGTTGAACTTTACCCGGAGAGAGCCCCAAAATCGGTGGACTTTTTCCGTCGCTCTCTTGAACTCAAAACAAAAACCGTCGGAAAACTTCCTGTTTATATGATATATGAGAACACTTTCCTTTTCAAAGCAGAAAGGGAAGTGATGAAATACATGGAAGTACTTCCTGAAAACACGCCAACTGATGGGGTACTTGCCGGGGAAATAGGAGTCACAAATCAGGCCGCAAAAAGGATGGGGAATATAGGGGTTAAACTTGTAGACGACAACCTCTTCGGTCCTACCGGAGAAAAATTATCCTCAACGAATATTATCGGTCGGATAGTTAAGCCTGAGAGACTCAAAGGCATCGAAGAAGGAGATGCGATATACGTAAATGAAGTTGCACGCAGGAGAACTGATGATAAGGGGAACTGAGAATCCGGAGTATTGATAACCATCTAATTATATAAATGGGATTAGATTAGTTGAATAATGCATAATCAAATATTACCTGACCGAAGTAATTTACCTGATACTTGAGCGGATTCACATGTTTGGATTTATCACAGGTGAAGTCTCCCGAATTTGAGGAGAGACAGAAGATGACAGAAATAAAACAAAATGAGATTACAAAGTACATTGTAATCAGTTCGGATCTAGTGCTGCCTGCGGATGCAGCCATGAAAATTTATGAATCAGAGTTTCCGGTTACTGTAAAGGAGACCTGCTTTGGACTGATTGTAACAGGACCAGAGGAGGATGTCCTTGCAGTAGTGGAAAAGATTCAGCAGATGGATAAAAACCATATTTTTGTAAAAGAGAGGGGATTTCCGGCAGGTGATGAAAGGCGCTGCCGGGCAAGCCGGGGCGGAGGCCCGAGGCCGGGATTCCATTTTCTGAGGGAAGAAGTGAAGATGCTCCCAGCCATAGGGGCCGCACTTGATAAACTGGACGCAAATGAGTCCGTAAAAGAAAAGCACAAAGAGAAAAGCAGGCTTAAAGTTTCTGATTTGGAAGAAATTATTGAAGAAGAGCTTGCGAGGTGAGTTTTTTGGCAAAGGTTTTCATTTACCCTGTAAACAGTCTTATTTTGTCTGACCTGGTTGAACGCTTCAAGCATAAACCCCTTACAATGATGAACCAGGTAAGAGAGAAAGTTACAAACATCAGCCTGGATTCTCCCCCTATTAATATTACTCCGGAAGACCCTAAAATCGGGCTTCGATATGCTGCGGTTGAAGTGCCGGCTGGAGTAAGGGGCAGGATGGCTCTAATAGGCCCCCTTATAGAAAAAACCGAAGCTGCAATCATAGTTGAAAACCCACCTGCAAACTTTGGCTGCGTGGGCTGTAACCGTACAAACGAACTGATGAAATATCTGGTGCGCGATAAAGGAGTCCCCGTTCTGGAAGTCAAATACCCGGAATCCGATGAAGATGCCCACGAATTTGTAACTAAAATTGCAGCATTTCTGAAGTCATTACCTGAAGAAAAGCCGGAAGAAAATGAAAAACCGGAAGAATATGAAAAGCCGGAAGAAAATGAAAAGCCAACAGAGGAAGGACAGGCAGAAAAGGAGGCAGAGGAATGAGTACCGATGAAGCTGGACTTGTAAAGATTGCTCTGGTCTCCTGCGGTTCTGAGTATGCTGGGGTTCAGCCCGAATTTGAAGCTGCCGCAGCCAAAGTAAATGCAAAATTCATTTTTCCTGAAATTGATATTGCATCCATAGATACCATAGGCAAGGATTTCGGGCTTGAAGTTGCAAGCGGGGACCTCAGGCTCATGATGGCACGGGCAAAAGCCGTTGTTGAAGGTCTGACAAAAGTAGATGGGGTCTTTATTACTACCTGCTTCCGCTGTGCAGAAGGAGCCATTGTTCGAAACGAGGTCCGAAGGTACATCCATAAGCACTCAGATATCCCTGTAATCAGCTATTCATTTACCGAAAGAACAAGTGCAGGCACCCTGCTCACCCGTCTTGAAGCCCTGACCACAATTGCCAGGCGCAGACATCTTCTTGCCAGGGAAGTCCAGACTGGCCTGACTGCGGGAATCGATTCGGGATCGACAACCACAAAAGCTGTGGTTATGAGAGATAACAAGATCATAGGGAAAGGCTGGGTGCCCACAACAAAAGTCCTTGAAAGTGCTGAGGAAGCCTACTCTCAGGCCCTTAAAGAAGCCGGAGTTACCAGAGAAGAAGTCCAGGCATTGGGCACTACGGGATATGGTCGTTTCCTTGTAGGGGATCATTTCAAAGCCCAGCTTATCCAGGAAGAAATTACCGTTAACTCAAAGGGAGCTGTCTACCTTGCAGACCGGCAAAAAGGCTCTGCAACGGTCATTGATATCGGAGGTATGGACAACAAGGCGATCTCTGTTGAAGACGGAATCCCCGGCATGTTCACAATGGGAGGGATCTGCGCAGGAGCTTCGGGACGTTTCTTTGAAATGATCTCAAAGCGGCTCGGTGTGGATATTACGGAACTTGGGGCACTTGCAGCCAAGGGTATGCATGAAAATGTAAACATGAATAGTTACTGCATAGTCTTCGGGATACAGTCCCTTGTAAACTCCCTTGCCAGAGGAGCTACTCCGGAAGACGTGGCAGCTGCAGCCTGTTACAGTGTGATAGAACAGATCTACGAGCAGCAGTTACAGGAAGTGGACGTAAAAGAACCGTTGATCCTTGTAGGTGGGTCTTCCCTTATCAAAGGAGTCCCCAAAGCTCTCGGAGACCTTCTCAAGATTGAGGTTCTTGTACCGGAAAACTCCCATATGATAGGGGCAGTAGGGGCAGCACTTCTTGCTTCCGGCTACGTGGGAGAGTGAGTTAAAATGGAGTCGCTTGAGACCTTTGTTGTCGAGGCAGCAATTGAGTCGGAGCAGGAGTTTTACAGGAAGATTATCGAGGACAACCTTGCAAGTCTCAAGCTTGCCCCTGCAATAGGGCGGAT is drawn from Methanosarcina lacustris Z-7289 and contains these coding sequences:
- a CDS encoding methanogenesis marker 6 protein, yielding MTEIKQNEITKYIVISSDLVLPADAAMKIYESEFPVTVKETCFGLIVTGPEEDVLAVVEKIQQMDKNHIFVKERGFPAGDERRCRASRGGGPRPGFHFLREEVKMLPAIGAALDKLDANESVKEKHKEKSRLKVSDLEEIIEEELAR
- the mmp3 gene encoding methyl-coenzyme M reductase-associated protein Mmp3, coding for MPITSNEISVEVNGQKYTLPAGSTLGDALKVSRAPYIAGTAVGILKKAAETRTENITEYAINTPKGELRIELKDPKSSSGKLWAEHYKKYEGQNIHWASPEALAFGPFEADIKPLRETGNFEAFDVVFGAGGFDSHNTHLILSRKRHVAEYGSPADGVFATVVTGRSLISRLSREDSILSIEPIIEWEQLAEKTCTTDLSIRLENEDSVFTYFEVELSRNAPKGAEHFYALTREGTLSVDVITSSFVSDDSLKEEPVPYENFESRREGSISVRTVGYGTGRTYISREERPSSLVHSVVGQITKGLELIKLAEKGQKLTIESLPPQIVLLGHSFEEVESVLSSIGVELVRDGYTGKDAVIVRQDPPTTLEIFGEAKVTAYAVSREKLIEVELYPERAPKSVDFFRRSLELKTKTVGKLPVYMIYENTFLFKAEREVMKYMEVLPENTPTDGVLAGEIGVTNQAAKRMGNIGVKLVDDNLFGPTGEKLSSTNIIGRIVKPERLKGIEEGDAIYVNEVARRRTDDKGN
- a CDS encoding methanogenesis marker 15 protein; this encodes MSTDEAGLVKIALVSCGSEYAGVQPEFEAAAAKVNAKFIFPEIDIASIDTIGKDFGLEVASGDLRLMMARAKAVVEGLTKVDGVFITTCFRCAEGAIVRNEVRRYIHKHSDIPVISYSFTERTSAGTLLTRLEALTTIARRRHLLAREVQTGLTAGIDSGSTTTKAVVMRDNKIIGKGWVPTTKVLESAEEAYSQALKEAGVTREEVQALGTTGYGRFLVGDHFKAQLIQEEITVNSKGAVYLADRQKGSATVIDIGGMDNKAISVEDGIPGMFTMGGICAGASGRFFEMISKRLGVDITELGALAAKGMHENVNMNSYCIVFGIQSLVNSLARGATPEDVAAAACYSVIEQIYEQQLQEVDVKEPLILVGGSSLIKGVPKALGDLLKIEVLVPENSHMIGAVGAALLASGYVGE
- a CDS encoding presenilin family intramembrane aspartyl protease PSH; translated protein: MSSSEHSLKDYLPILSMAGLILIVQVLALLLSTPMEINDMQAFKDPTQVSNSIYYLVTILGFTLFVLIAIKKNMKWIISLFIYLAIVSTLYYVFFALFTLIPSFAGFENLASLLISIGLTLLLYKYPEWYVIDILGVCISGGVSALLGISLSIIPVIVLLILLAVYDAISVYKTKHMIVMAEGVMDLKLPILFIIPKNSNYSFIKESFKEGEKREAFFMGLGDAVMPTLLVVSANVFIENGGFPYAVLGAILGTLVGHVFLSILVMRGKPQAGLPFLNTGAILGFLAGVLLSGASIM
- a CDS encoding HAD family hydrolase, whose protein sequence is MAKKIAVVFDSAGTLLHMYRVAKESSTGNILENIESTAIVAKKNGCGLVALNTENEIILSSRRDMFLFEFIREYGVSIGISCSKGIFSKEVAREIIKGASLLMGDVQDVLEAVTSRCPDSIYLAAGLIVDSEARRIPYVLSTGGHVFGKTLQTVQLLHAMEVDMYIASGDRMSALVQLAEFVNIPQERIFAFADPFMKEKVVLELKNRYDKVVMVGDGINDILALRAADVGIMTTQQGDERPKELREAADVVLDDIIKVVDVVKGL
- the atwA gene encoding methyl coenzyme M reductase system, component A2 — translated: MPVFIEVKNLTVDFDGLKALKNVNLSINEGEVVGILGKSGSGKTILMHVLRGTESFDNISGEVIYHLSRCDKCGYIERPSKISHKCPVCGEILEAYEADFIKLSLYDPIRKDITKRIAIMLQRTFALYGDERVLVNVINSLNEIGYKGEDAMKKAIYLLEEVNLSHRMMHVARELSGGEKQRVVLARQLVRNPLLLLADEPTGTLDPLTAKLVHDAIIKAVKSYEMSMILTSHWPEVIEKLADKAILLENGVVVQEGDPLEVSAIFMQSASMVRQEKNSLVGEPIIRVRDLAKRYISVDRGVVRAVDKISFDVKEGEIFGLVGLSGAGKTTTSKILMGILPPTSGEVEVRVGDEWVDMTKLGVNNKGRATKYMGFLHQEYGLYTHSSVIDNLTESISLDLPFELGVRKAIITLKAAGFDENKAKAVLSKMTNELSEGERHRIALAQVLIKEPRIVIMDEPTGTMDPITKISVTNSILKAREEIGETFVVVSHDMDFVNEICDRVALMRNGKIIAIGHPEDVLFHLTDEERVEATEEI
- a CDS encoding methanogenesis marker 5 protein, whose translation is MAKVFIYPVNSLILSDLVERFKHKPLTMMNQVREKVTNISLDSPPINITPEDPKIGLRYAAVEVPAGVRGRMALIGPLIEKTEAAIIVENPPANFGCVGCNRTNELMKYLVRDKGVPVLEVKYPESDEDAHEFVTKIAAFLKSLPEEKPEENEKPEEYEKPEENEKPTEEGQAEKEAEE